The Arachis hypogaea cultivar Tifrunner chromosome 14, arahy.Tifrunner.gnm2.J5K5, whole genome shotgun sequence genome has a segment encoding these proteins:
- the LOC112741670 gene encoding outer envelope pore protein 16-2, chloroplastic, translated as MVYSINLVISTYHLFPAIRHVSSPSSLHVSLKHTSVLLFISPEAVTLTEIEERKKERKKEKMNISTSSNLETRSLLDELCNFDKEGMLDLGHPLLNRIAESFLKAAGVGAVQAVSREAYFTAIEGCGAVNNGGALPPEITGAKKKKTQCFSGLKGETSCKSLEALVKNTGKESLQWGLAAGIYSGLTYGLKEARGAHDWKNSAVAGAITGATLALTLEDSSHEHIVQCAITGAAISTAANLLTGIF; from the exons ATGGTGTACTCCATCAACCTTGTTATTTCCACTTACCACCTCTTCCCCGCAATACGCCACGTGTCATCTCCCTCCTCCCTACACGTGTCCCTCAAACACACTAGTGTTCTTTTATTCATTTCACCCGAAGCAGTTACATTAAcagaaatagaagaaagaaagaaagaaaggaagaaagaaaagatgaacatTAGCACAAGCAGTAACTTGGAGACGCGGTCTCTGCTTGATGAGCTCTGCAACTTCGACAAAGAGGGAATGTTGGATCTTGGCCACCCTCTTCTCAACCGCATCGCTGAGAGCTTTCTCAAAGCCGCCGGT GTAGGAGCAGTGCAAGCTGTGTCGCGTGAGGCTTATTTCACGGCCATTGAAG GTTGCGGGGCTGTTAATAATGGTGGGGCTTTACCGCCAGAAATTACAggtgcaaagaagaagaagacgcagTGTTTTTCAGGTCTAAAAG GAGAAACCAGCTGCAAGTCCCTTGAGGCACTG GTGAAGAACACTGGAAAAGAGTCCTTACAATGGG GATTGGCTGCTGGAATATATTCAGGTCTTACATATGGCTTGAAGGAAGCTCGCGGAGCTCATGATTGG AAAAATAGTGCAGTTGCTGGAGCAATCACTGGGGCAACACTTGCACTAACACTGGAAGACTCATCTCATGAACACATTGTGCAGTGTGCTATCACTGGAGCTGCAATCTCCACTGCTGCAAAtctcctcactgggattttctgA
- the LOC112741666 gene encoding DNA-directed RNA polymerases II, IV and V subunit 9A has protein sequence MSSSSSSRFNGKMGGMKFCTKCNNILYPKEDKELKILMYACRNCDHEEIADSNIVYRTKIHHSTAENTQATENLAADPTLPRTKAARCSQCNHGEAVFFQGTARGEEEMCLFFVCCNPNCGHRWRD, from the exons atgtcttcttcttcttcttctcgattCAATGGCAAGATGGGTGGCATGAAGTTTTGCACCAAATG CAATAACATTCTGTACCCTAAGGAAGACAAGGAGTTAAAGATTCTCATGTACGCGTGCCGCAATTGCGATCACGAG GAGATTGCTGATAGCAACATTGTGTACAGAACAAAGATACATCATTCTACAGCAGAGAATACTCAGGCTACTGAGAATCTAGCTGCAGACCCAACTCTTCCACGCACCAAGGCGGCTCGCTGCAGTCAATGCAACCATGGAGAAGCTGTGTTCTTTCAG GGAACAGCCAGAGGTGAAGAAGAAATGTGTCTTTTTTTCGTTTGCTGCAACCCGAATTGCGGTCACCGATGGAGAGACTGA
- the LOC112741668 gene encoding uncharacterized protein produces the protein MLGNNNSNRSVIRLKPGNPPLELSNSMQKARDSKTGVFSTERCTTYTLGKRHLSCIISEMGCTGQVNVVQINLIEENGKGASANLSMRIIRDDRYGVLCNTNTKLSGSYDSFKESYCVPPLSDAELLCYVCRDTGSGSCFSMTRKKVNAEFVEMVKVKHAFVVDDELTFNVRMKITNNKRIGLCVEVEGPVKLTLDYTKRLVSKIRGKMDTQMEACALFLFKNGMHQIQANHAGQDYDIDDVFL, from the coding sequence ATGCTTGGGAACAATAATAGTAATAGGAGTGTGATCAGACTCAAACCTGGCAACCCTCCATTGGAACTGAGCAACAGCATGCAAAAAGCCAGAGATAGCAAAACTGGCGTGTTCTCCACGGAAAGGTGCACCACGTACACCCTCGGCAAGCGACACCTTTCTTGTATCATATCGGAGATGGGGTGTACCGGCCAGGTGAACGTGGTGCAGATCAATCTCATCGAGGAAAACGGTAAGGGAGCTTCTGCCAACTTGAGCATGCGTATCATAAGGGACGACCGGTACGGTGTCTTATGCAACACAAACACAAAGCTTTCGGGTTCCTACGATTCCTTTAAGGAGAGTTATTGCGTGCCGCCGCTGTCGGACGCCGAGCTCTTGTGCTATGTTTGTCGTGACACCGGCTCCGGCAGCTGTTTCTCCATGACAAGAAAGAAGGTGAATGCCGAGTTTGTGGAAATGGTGAAGGTTAAGCATGCTTTTGTGGTTGATGATGAGTTGACTTTCAATGTGAGAATGAAGATAACCAACAACAAGAGGATTGGATTGTGTGTTGAAGTTGAAGGACCTGTGAAGCTAACTTTGGATTATACTAAGAGACTTGTTTCTAAGATTAGAGGGAAGATGGATACCCAAATGGAGGCTTGTGCTCTCTTTCTTTTCAAGAATGGTATGCATCAAATTCAGGCTAATCATGCTGGCCAGGATTACGACATAGATGATGTTTtcttgtga